From Mobula birostris isolate sMobBir1 chromosome 8, sMobBir1.hap1, whole genome shotgun sequence, the proteins below share one genomic window:
- the LOC140201520 gene encoding histone H3, translated as MARTKQTARKSTGGKAPRKQLATKAARKSAPATGGVKKPHRYRPGTVALREIRRYQKSTELLIRKLPFQRLVREIAQDFKTDLRFQSSAVMALQEASEAYLVGLFEDTNLCAIHAKRVTIMPKDIQLARRIRGERA; from the coding sequence ATGGCCCGGACCAAGCAAACAGCGCGCAAGTCGACCGGAGGGAAAGCTCCCCGCAAACAGCTGGCCACCAAAGCGGCGCGGAAAAGCGCTCCAGCCACGGGCGGAGTGAAGAAGCCCCATCGCTACCGGCCCGGCACCGTGGCTCTGAGGGAGATCCGGCGCTACCAGAAATCCACCGAGCTGCTCATCCGCAAACTGCCCTTCCAACGCCTCGTGCGGGAAATCGCTCAGGACTTCAAGACCGACCTGCGCTTCCAGAGCTCGGCCGTCATGGCCCTGCAGGAGGCCAGTGAAGCTTACCTGGTGGGGCTCTTTGAGGACACCAACCTGTGCGCCATCCACGCCAAGCGAGTCACCATTATGCCCAAAGACATCCAGCTGGCCCGCCGCATCCGTGGGGAGCGTGCCTGA
- the LOC140201522 gene encoding histone H4, which translates to MSGRGKGGKGLGKGGAKRHRKVLRDNIQGITKPAIRRLARRGGVKRISGLIYEETRGVLKVFLENVIRDAVTYTEHAKRKTVTAMDVVYALKRQGRTLYGFGG; encoded by the coding sequence ATgtctggcagagggaaaggaggcaaAGGACTCGGCAAAGGCGGAGCCAAGCGGCACCGTAAAGTGCTCCGTGACAACATCCAGGGTATCACCAAACCGGCCATCCGCCGTCTGGCTCGGCGTGGCGGCGTCAAGCGGATTTCGGGTCTGATCTATGAGGAGACCCGTGGGGTGCTGAAGGTTTTCCTGGAGAACGTGATCCGGGATGCGGTCACCTACACCGAGCACGCTAAGCGCAAGACTGTCACTGCTATGGATGTGGTGTACGCTCTGAAACGCCAAGGCCGCACTCTCTATGGCTTCGGCGGTTGA